The genomic region TCCCACCCGGCAGGCCGCGTACTTGGCGGTGTCGAGAACCCGGCCGCCGCCGATCGCCACGACCAGCTCGACGTCCTCGGCGATGAGGCGCTGGGCCAGCCGGGAGCACTCCTCCACGGTGCCTTCGGTGACCGTCTCCGTGGCCGACGTCGTCCCCCGGCCCGCCAGGCTCTCCCGTGCGACGGCTGCCATGCGCGCCGACGGCCCTGCGCCGGTCACGATCAGCAGCCGGCGCGGCAGCCAGCCCACCGCGGCCATCTCGGTGGCGAGGTCGGGCAGGCAGCCCGCCCGGATGCGCATCAAGGCGGGGAAGACACTGGCCGCGGGGCCGGTCATGCGCCCACCGATGCGGCCCTCTCCAGGTCCGCTGTGTCGTCGATCTCGACCCAGGCCGCCCCGCCGACCTCGACCGGCCGGCAGACGACCTCGCTGAGCAGGCCGTCACGGATGACGGTCTCGTACCAGCCGTTCGGGTCGCGGTCGCCGGTGGCCCAGTCCTCCAGCAGCTCGCGGAAGCGCAGCGCCGTCGCGCGGTCGAGCATCAGCATGCCGACGTACTCCCCGACCGGGGCGGCGACGCCGACCTTGCCGATGTCCACGACCCGGCCGTCCTCGACCTGCACCTTCATCGCCTCGTCGGTGAGCTGGTGCGACGAGTCGATGGCGAGGCAGGCACCGGCCCCGGCGGTCCGGCTCTCCCGCACGAACGTCCGGTAGAGCGCCGCCGGCGCGTAGAGGTCGCTGTTGAGCAGGTAGACCCGTTCGGTGTCGGCCGACAGGCAGGCCCGCAGCGCCACCAGGGCCGAGTACCAGTTGTTCCGGGTGGCGTACTGCTCGTTGAACAGCGTGCAGTTCGGCGGCAGCCCCCGTCCGCGGAGGAAGGGGCCGACCTCCTCGGCCCCGTGGCCGGTCACCACCAGCAGCCGGCGGTCGAGGTCGAACACGTCCCCCAGCGCCCCGAGCTGACGATCGGCGACCCGGTTGCCGCCCACGTCGAGCAGCCATTTCGGTGTGGTCGCCGTCAGGCTGCCGAGCCGGGTGCCGGTGCCGGCGGCGAGGACGACGAGGACGTCGGCGTGCTGCACGATGGAACTCCTTCGGATGACGGGAACGCCGTCGTGGTCGTCGTACTGTCTCAGACGCCGGTGGAGCGGCATTCCCGCGAGCGCAGGTCCAGCAGGTAGTCCTCCGGCGCGCCCGCGGCCTCGGCGGCATCGGCCAGCGCCCCCAGGTAGCGGGCCGACGGCAGCCCGCCCTCGAAGGCGTCCAGGACGTAGACACAGGCGACGACGTCGCCGCCCAGGGTGTGCACCCGCAGGTGCAGCTTGCGGTAGATCCCGAGGTCGGCGCCCTCCCACGCGTCCAGCGCCGCCTCGTCGGCCTCGGCCAGGTCGTAGAGCGCGACGAACACGCCGGGCGTGAGCGCCTCCCGGTCCTCCTCCGCCGGGACGAGGGTGGCCAGCGCCCCCTCCCAGCCCAGCTCCTCGGCGCCGAAGGTGAGCCGCCAGCCCGGGATCCACCCGGTGCCGGTGTGCGGGGAGGAGGGACAGCGGCGCAGCATCTGCGCGGGATCCATGTTCGACCCGTACGCGGCGTAGAGGCCCATCGGCGAGAGACTAACGACCGGACGGGGCGGACCGGAGGACGCCGGTCACAGCGCCCACGCGCGGCACCGGGGAGAATGGCCGCGAGGCCCGCAACTCGAACGTCCGCTGAGCACCGGAGAAGGAGCCATGACCCGCATCGTCATCATCGGCGGCGGACCGGCCGGCTACGAAGCCGCGCTGGTCGCCGCGCAACTCGGTGCCGAGGTCACCGTCATCGAGCGGGACGGCATCGGCGGCGCCAGCGTGCTCACCGACTGCGTCCCGTCCAAGACCCTCATCGCCGCGGCCGGTGCCATGACGTCGGTGCGCGACTCCGCCGTCCTCGGCCTCCAGGGCGCGGAGCTCGCGACGGTGAACCTGGACCTGGCCTCGGTGAACCAGCGTGTCAAGGGTCTGGCCGTGGCCCAGTCGGCCGACATCCACGCCCGGCTCAGCGCCGAGGGCGTGCGGATCGTCGCTGGTCATGGGCGGCTCTCCGACGAGGTCCGCGGTCTGGCCGCGCACAAGGTCGAGGTCGTCGACGCCGCGGGGCAGGTCGGGGAAGAGCTGGAGAGCGACGTCGTCCTGATCGCCACCGGCGCGGATCCGCGGGTGCTCCCCGGCGCCGAGCCCGACGGCGAGCGGATCCTCGACTGGCGCGACGTCTACGACCTCGACGAGATGCCCGAGCACCTGGTCGTCGTCGGGTCCGGCGTCACCGGGGCCGAGTTCGCCTCCGGGTACCTCGAGGCCGGCGTTCCCGTCACGCTGGTCTCCTCCCGCGACCAGGTGCTCCCGGGGGAGGACTCCGACGCCGCAACCGTGGTCGAGCAGGTCTTCCAGTCCCGGGGCGGGAAGATCGCGCAGAAGGCCCGCGCCGCCGCGGTGCAGCGCACCGAGAAGGGCGTGCTGGTCGAGCTGACCGACGGGCGCACCGTCGAGGGATCGCACGCGCTGATGACGGTCGGCACGGTGCCCAACACCTCAGGTCTCAACCTCGAGCAGTGCGGGGTCGAGGTGACCGACTCCGGTCACGTCGTCGTCGATCGCGTCTCCCGGACGTCGGTCCCCGGCATCTACGCCGCCGGCGACGTGACCGGCGTCTTCCAGCTCGCCTCCGTCGCCGCCATGCAGGGCCGGATCGCGATGTGGCACGCCCTCGGTGAGGCGGTCGCTCCCATCCGGCTCAAGACCGTCGCGGCCAACGTGTTCACCCATCCGGAGATCGCCACGGTCGGGGTGCAGGAGAAGCGCCTGCCGGACTATCCGGACGTCGAGGTCGTGCTCCTGCCCCTGGCGACGAACGCGCGGGCCAAGATGAGCGACCTGCACGACGGGTTCGTCAAGATGTTCGCCCGTCGGTCGACCGGCGTGATCGTGGGCGGGGTCGTGGTCGCGCCCGGCGCCTCCGAGCTCATCCTCCCGATCGCCCTCGCGGTCACCAAACGGCTGACCGTCGACGACCTGGCGCAGACCTTCGCGATCTACCCGTCGCTCTCGGGCTCGATCACCGAGGCCGGGCGGCGGCTGATGGGGGCCGACCACCTCGCCTGACGATCGCCGCTCTCAGCGACGGCGCGTCGGGGGTTCCCCTTCGGCGATCGACTCCGCGGCCCGCACGGGGTCGTAGGCGCAGGCATCCGTGGTGCCGGCGACCGGCGTGGGAGCGGTGGCGGCGTCCTGCCCGGCACCGGCAGCCGGCGCCGGTGCCGACGCGGACGGCGCCGACGCAGCAGCGGGCGGTGCGGTCGTGGCCTCGACCGCCGGCGCGCTCTCCACGGGTGCGGCCAGTGCCTCCCGGACCAACGCGCGCATCGCGTCGTAGTCGGGGTAGGCGGGCCGGATCACGCTGTCGTCGAAGACGACGCTCCGGATCTCGGTGTCCTTGACCTTCAGGGCGAGGTCGGCGAAGTCTCCGACCACCGCCTGGGGGATGTCGGTGCTGACGATGTCCTGCGTCGTCGCCGCGATCTCCTGGTACTGCGTCAGCATGGTCATCGGGTCGGCGGCGGAGACGATCGCGTCGACCATGCACCGCTGACGGTCCATGCGCTCGTAGTCGGTGAGGCCGAACCGGCCGCGTGCGTAGTGGAGCGCCCGCTCGCCGTCCATCCGCTGATCCGCCCCAGGGGCGATGTAGTCCTCGGGGAGGATCCCGATCGTCGGCTCCCCACCGATGGGGACGAAGTAGTTCACGTTGACGGTGATGCCGCCGAGCGCGTCGATGAGTCGGCTGAAGCCCTCGAGGTTGACCAGGACGTAGTAGTCCAGCGTCAGCCCGAGCGCCTCCCCGACACCCAGCTTCAGGAAGTCTGCCCCGGGGTCGTCGGTGGCACCGAGGACGTCGGGGTGGTCGCTGGGGCCGTTGCGGTAGACGGCGTTGAGCAGGCTCTCGCCCTCGCTGCCGCTCCAGAAGCCGTCGGGGTAGACGTCGTGCAGGGGGCTGTCCTCCGGGAAGGGCAGCTCCTGCAGGTTGCGGGGCAGGCTGAACAGCGTGGTGGCCCCCGTGTCGGTGGCGATGCTGGCCACCATGATCGTGTCCGTGCGCACGCCGTCCCGGCCCTCGCCACCGTCGCCCCCGAGCAGGAGCACGTTCACCCGCTCCTTGTCGCCGAACGGAGTGGCGTCGACCGGGTCGACGGTCGCGGACTCTCCGTCGGCGAAGAGGTTCTGGATCAGGTCGCGCTGCACCGCGGCCAGGTGGGCGACCTCGAACGCGGGAGCCGCGATACCCAGTGACAAGGCGGACACGAGGACGGTTCCGGCCAGGTGCTGGGCCCTCGTCGTCGACTCCGGCGCCAGCATCCGGTAGCCCGCGATGATCACGAGCGTCCACACCACGGCGAGGCCGACGGCCGCGACGATGACACCGAGCATCGCGGTGGGGTCGACCGCCAGACCCACGACGCGGTCGCGGCCGACGGTGGCGAGCAGCGCGAGGCCCGTGCCCAGGGCGGCGAAGAGTGCCACGAGCGTCCATCCGCTCCTGCGGGCACCGGCCGCCACGAGTGCGCTCCCGGGGACGACCGCCCCGAGGGTGGTCAGGCCCAGGACCCGGCCGAACCCGTGCGGTGCGGTCCGAGGACGGTCATCGGCCCAG from Blastococcus colisei harbors:
- a CDS encoding NTP transferase domain-containing protein — protein: MQHADVLVVLAAGTGTRLGSLTATTPKWLLDVGGNRVADRQLGALGDVFDLDRRLLVVTGHGAEEVGPFLRGRGLPPNCTLFNEQYATRNNWYSALVALRACLSADTERVYLLNSDLYAPAALYRTFVRESRTAGAGACLAIDSSHQLTDEAMKVQVEDGRVVDIGKVGVAAPVGEYVGMLMLDRATALRFRELLEDWATGDRDPNGWYETVIRDGLLSEVVCRPVEVGGAAWVEIDDTADLERAASVGA
- a CDS encoding gamma-glutamylcyclotransferase family protein, whose amino-acid sequence is MGLYAAYGSNMDPAQMLRRCPSSPHTGTGWIPGWRLTFGAEELGWEGALATLVPAEEDREALTPGVFVALYDLAEADEAALDAWEGADLGIYRKLHLRVHTLGGDVVACVYVLDAFEGGLPSARYLGALADAAEAAGAPEDYLLDLRSRECRSTGV
- a CDS encoding NAD(P)H-quinone dehydrogenase, producing the protein MTRIVIIGGGPAGYEAALVAAQLGAEVTVIERDGIGGASVLTDCVPSKTLIAAAGAMTSVRDSAVLGLQGAELATVNLDLASVNQRVKGLAVAQSADIHARLSAEGVRIVAGHGRLSDEVRGLAAHKVEVVDAAGQVGEELESDVVLIATGADPRVLPGAEPDGERILDWRDVYDLDEMPEHLVVVGSGVTGAEFASGYLEAGVPVTLVSSRDQVLPGEDSDAATVVEQVFQSRGGKIAQKARAAAVQRTEKGVLVELTDGRTVEGSHALMTVGTVPNTSGLNLEQCGVEVTDSGHVVVDRVSRTSVPGIYAAGDVTGVFQLASVAAMQGRIAMWHALGEAVAPIRLKTVAANVFTHPEIATVGVQEKRLPDYPDVEVVLLPLATNARAKMSDLHDGFVKMFARRSTGVIVGGVVVAPGASELILPIALAVTKRLTVDDLAQTFAIYPSLSGSITEAGRRLMGADHLA
- a CDS encoding LCP family protein, which translates into the protein MSRVQEVRALPARPLPPRLDPRVGRPPRARRDNGSAASSNAAAPPVHPRWADDRPRTAPHGFGRVLGLTTLGAVVPGSALVAAGARRSGWTLVALFAALGTGLALLATVGRDRVVGLAVDPTAMLGVIVAAVGLAVVWTLVIIAGYRMLAPESTTRAQHLAGTVLVSALSLGIAAPAFEVAHLAAVQRDLIQNLFADGESATVDPVDATPFGDKERVNVLLLGGDGGEGRDGVRTDTIMVASIATDTGATTLFSLPRNLQELPFPEDSPLHDVYPDGFWSGSEGESLLNAVYRNGPSDHPDVLGATDDPGADFLKLGVGEALGLTLDYYVLVNLEGFSRLIDALGGITVNVNYFVPIGGEPTIGILPEDYIAPGADQRMDGERALHYARGRFGLTDYERMDRQRCMVDAIVSAADPMTMLTQYQEIAATTQDIVSTDIPQAVVGDFADLALKVKDTEIRSVVFDDSVIRPAYPDYDAMRALVREALAAPVESAPAVEATTAPPAAASAPSASAPAPAAGAGQDAATAPTPVAGTTDACAYDPVRAAESIAEGEPPTRRR